One Ricinus communis isolate WT05 ecotype wild-type chromosome 7, ASM1957865v1, whole genome shotgun sequence genomic region harbors:
- the LOC8267226 gene encoding uncharacterized protein LOC8267226 isoform X1, translated as MEFHALTTITAPPQRIQQQQQHSMCYFRGLFHQVKAFLFILVLSCTLFFPATCGPCLDGGMQKSAEHDGCGSYGDDSAVDSQDVIVADAGSGYHDGSSMTRLSIKSICANSHSFCFPSTLSGLSSKEHRLKVDSSKASRTESESLSSVELTQGSKGASNSSWLSDSGLFELLSGQTVFCSLNSMDGVSELSSMQSSSANQNDLSSCRGPLTIKKSTGLRLNMNSELTKSSSFDVFSSSHVEISPPVLDWGHKNLYFPSVAFLTVANMFNDSILYVYEPFSTNIQFYACNFSEFFLRPGEVASVCFVFLPRWLGLSSAHLILQTSSGGFLVQAKGYAVESPYKISTVMNQDSSCSGRLITNLSLFNPLNEDLYVKEISAWISISQGNASHHTEAICSLANFQESNGLSLLNVEDWLIVKSDLVGSPLMAMRPHENWDIGPYGCEAVIDIDFSFESEAHILGALCVQLLRSSQDKPDTILVPLEIDLDGKVAGNGITDLVSVSLEALLPSHSSKTLIAISLRNGASHVLRVVKISEVPATKVFMMKYIHGLLLFPGTVTQVATITCTQLIDELHDSPPEISNVNKNCKLVILTNDSISPQIEIPCRNLIRICLRHQRDSSIGLDCQSENAESDNRRTGSLDSSTQLPSEIMALETMEGDEFVLENWKSQGTTNSMSVLDDHEVLFPMVQVGTQHSKWITVKNPSEQPVIMQLILNSGEIIDECRGRDGLVQPLSLGNLVHNEFTASKYGFSMSEGAQTEAYVHPFGKASFGPIFFHPSNRCGWTSSALIRNNLSGVEWLPLRGFGGSLSLVLLEGSEPVQSIEFNLNLPFPLNMSAPDLLTHTEDTTYACSQPLSKELYAKNMGDLPLEVKRIEVSGTECGLDGFVVHTCKGFSLEPGESMKLLISYQSDFYAAMLQRDLELALASGILVIPMKASLPSYMFNLCKKSVFWMRLKKFSAMVLLSASLIFLIFCCIFPEVINFGSQDYSCKNEKNSITAMRSSGKSARLHHNQRNSKFSVSTELDGLLRSTAEGKTSKDESGFKYPDRQLGGPDQGIIVQNGIPVPEHHKQVPSLLSKSVVAENSSIALEASQPCNLTVKIGKEKGRRRRKRKGVTAGLTGLFEVSSSQSGNSTPSSPLSPQTSLTPNRTLSTFHDTDPIEARTLSTQVADQQCKRAQVAEPTAKETVPESKYSLKRCSSSNCFSSNPEPSSLPRETTTKPVLLPSATFCSAGRAVSNVLSLAPSPASTATIAPHARAPGPKPYNQKKVEERVGDEYTYDIWGDHFSGLHLVVGSSEATTMKTIATENNSSSFFVRGPQALVAESQPKSRIEAKYGRVGAKGVSV; from the exons ATGGAGTTTCATGCTTTAACAACGATCACAGCTCCTCCTCAACGGatacagcagcagcagcagcactCCATGTGCTACTTCCG GGGATTGTTTCACCAGGTCAAAGCATTCCTTTTTATTCTGGTTTTGTCATGTACCCTTTTTTTTCCTGCTACATGTGGACCATGCTTGGATGGTGGGATGCAAAAATCAGCTGAGCATGATGGATGTGGGTCTTATGGAGATGATAGCGCTGTGGATTCTCAAGATGTTATCGTTGCTGATGCTGGTTCAGGCTATCATGATGGAAGTTCAATGACTCGCTTAAGTATCAAGAGTATATGTGCCAATTCACATTCGTTCTGCTTTCCTTCAACATTGTCTGGCCTTTCATCTAAAGAACACAGGCTCAAGGTAGACTCTTCAAAAGCTTCTAGGACTGAATCTGAGAGTCTGTCATCTGTAGAACTAACTCAGGGGAGCAAGGGGGCTAGTAACAGCAGCTGGTTGTCAGATTCTGGTTTGTTTGAGTTATTAAGTGGGCAGACTGTTTTTTGTTCTTTGAACTCCATGGACGGTGTCAGTGAGTTATCATCCATGCAATCCAGTAGTGCTAATCAAAATGATCTTTCTTCGTGTAGGGGTCCTCTAACGATTAAGAAGAGCACAGGTCTTAGGCTGAATATGAACTCCGAGTTGACAAAATCTAGTTCTTTTGATGTTTTTTCATCATCCCATGTAGAAATTAGCCCTCCAGTTCTTGATTGGGGACATAAGAATTTGTATTTTCCCTCAGTAGCTTTCTTAACAGTAGCTAATATGTTTAATGACAGCATTTTATATGTCTATGAACCGTTTAGTACCAATATACAGTTCTATGCCTGCAATTTTAGCGAGTTTTTTCTAAGACCTGGCGAAGTAGCTTCagtttgttttgtgtttttaCCAAGATGGCTGGGCTTGTCCTCAGCTCATTTGATCTTGCAGACAAGCTCTGGTGGGTTCCTTGTCCAGGCTAAAGGTTATGCTGTAGAGTCCCCTTACAAGATTAGTACTGTGATGAACCAAGATTCTTCTTGTAGTGGAAGGCTGATTACAAATTTGTCTTTGTTTAATCCTCTCAATGAAGACCtatatgtgaaggaaataagTGCGTGGATATCTATTTCTCAAGGGAATGCTTCCCATCACACTGAAGCAATCTGTAGTCTAGCAAACTTTCAAGAATCTAACGGGCTCAGCCTGTTGAATGTTGAGGATTGGTTGATTGTGAAGAGTGACCTAGTTGGTTCTCCATTGATGGCTATGAGGCCCCATGAAAATTGGGACATTGGTCCTTATGGTTGTGAAGCTGTTATAGACATTGACTTCTCATTTGAATCTGAAGCACATATTCTTGGTGCTTTGTGTGTCCAGTTACTTAGGTCTTCTCAGGATAAGCCTGATACCATTTTGGTTCCTTTGGAAATTGATCTGGATGGAAAAGTTGCAGGTAACGGTATCACAGATTTGGTTTCAGTTTCTCTTGAGGCTCTGCTTCCATCTCATTCTAGCAAAACTCTTATTGCAATATCTTTGAGAAATGGAGCTTCTCATGTGCTAAGAGTTGTCAAGATTAGTGAAGTTCCAGCAACAAAAGTTTTCATGATGAAGTACATTCATGGCTTGCTACTTTTCCCCGGAACTGTTACACAAGTTGCTACAATTACATGTACTCAACTGATTGATGAATTACATGATTCCCCACCTGAAATATCCAATGTAAATAAGAACTGCAAATTagttatattgacaaatgacTCGATTAGTCCTCAAATTGAAATTCCTTGCCGGAACTTAATTCGTATTTGTTTGAGGCATCAAAGGGATTCATCCATAGGACTTGATTGTCAGTCTGAAAATGCTGAATCTGATAATAGAAGGACAGGATCATTGGACAGTAGCACACAGTTGCCATCAGAGATCATG GCATTGGAGACCATGGAAGGAGATGAATTTGTTCTAGAGAACTGGAAATCTCAAGGCACCACAAACAGCATGTCTGTACTTGATGATCATGAAGTACTCTTCCCAATGGTTCAGGTTGGAACACAACACTCTAAGTGGATCACTGTAAAGAATCCTAGCGAACAGCCAGTTATAATGCAGCTCATTCTTAACTCGGGAGAAATTATTGATGAATGCAGGGGTAGAGATGGTCTTGTACAGCCCCTTTCTCTAGGTAATTTGGTTCATAATGAGTTCACTGCGTCTAAGTATGGCTTCTCTATGTCAGAGGGTGCACAAACAGAGGCCTATGTTCATCCTTTTGGTAAAGCATCTTTTGGGCCAATTTTCTTTCATCCTTCAAATAGATGTGGGTGGACAAGTTCTGCACTGATAAGGAACAATCTTTCTGGTGTGGAATGGTTACCTTTGCGGGGATTTGGAGGATCACTTTCTCTTGTCCTGCTTGAGGGGTCTGAGCCTGTTCAGAGCATTgaatttaatcttaatttaCCATTTCCGCTAAATATGTCTGCTCCAGATCTGCTAACTCACACAGAGGATACTACTTATGCTTGTTCTCAGCCATTATCAAAAGAGCTGTATGCCAAAAACATGGGGGACTTGCCTCTTGAGGTGAAAAGGATTGAAGTTTCTGGAACAGAGTGTGGGTTGGATGGTTTTGTGGTTCATACTTGCAAAGGTTTTTCACTTGAACCGGGTGAATCAATGAAGCTTCTGATATCATATCAGTCTGATTTTTATGCAGCAATGTTACAAAGAGATCTTGAACTGGCATTGGCTAGTGGAATCCTTGTGATACCGATGAAGGCAAGTCTACCTTCGTACATGTTCAATCTTTGCAAGAAATCTGTATTCTGGATGCGGTTGAAGAAATTCTCTGCAATGGTTCTTCTTTCTGCTTCCTTGATCTTTCTGATATTTTGTTGCATATTTCCCGAAGTCATCAATTTTGGCTCTCAGGACTACTCGTGTAAGAATGAGAAAAATTCTATCACCGCCATGAGAAGTTCTGGAAAATCTGCTCGCCTTCATCATAACCAGAGAAATAGTAAATTCTCTGTATCTACTGAACTGGATGGCTTATTAAGATCAACCGCAGAAGGAAAAACCTCAAAGGACGAAtctggcttcaagtatcctgaTCGTCAACTTGGAGGTCCAGACCAGGGAATTATTGTTCAGAACGGGATACCAGTTCCAGAACATCACAAACAAGTTCCATCTTTATTGTCGAAATCTGTAGTGGCTGAGAATTCTTCTATTGCCCTTGAAGCTTCCCAACCTTGTAATCTTACCGTCAAGATtggaaaagagaaaggaagaaggCGGAGGAAGAGAAAAGGTGTTACTGCAGGTTTAACAGGACTGTTTGAAGTGTCAAGTAGTCAAAGTGGGAACTCTACGCCTTCATCTCCATTGTCTCCTCAAACATCTCTTACACCTAATCGTACTTTGTCAACATTTCATGACACAGATCCTATTGAGGCCAGAACCTTATCCACACAAGTGGCTGACCAACAATGTAAGAGGGCACAGGTGGCTGAACCCACTGCCAAGGAAACTGTACCAGAGTCCAAGTATTCTTTAAAACGCTGCAGCAGCAGCAATTGCTTCTCATCTAATCCAGAGCCATCTTCATTGCCAAGAGAAACTACTACTAAGCCTGTTTTATTGCCTTCTGCTACTTTTTGTTCCGCTGGCAGGGCAGTCTCTAATGTGTTGTCCTTGGCTCCTTCACCAGCTTCAACAGCTACAATTGCTCCTCATGCTCGAGCTCCTGGGCCCAAACCATATAACCAGAAAAAGGTAGAAGAAAGGGTAGGCGATGAATATACATATGATATCTGGGGTGACCATTTTTCTGGACTCCATTTAGTAGTAGGTAGTTCGGAGGCTACAACCATGAAAACTATAGCGACAGAAAACAATTCCAGTAGCTTCTTTGTAAGGGGTCCACAAGCCCTTGTGGCAGAATCCCAACCCAAATCG CGTATTGAAGCTAAATATGGGCGTGTGGGCGCTAAAGGGGTGTCAGTTTAG
- the LOC8267226 gene encoding uncharacterized protein LOC8267226 isoform X2 has protein sequence MTRLSIKSICANSHSFCFPSTLSGLSSKEHRLKVDSSKASRTESESLSSVELTQGSKGASNSSWLSDSGLFELLSGQTVFCSLNSMDGVSELSSMQSSSANQNDLSSCRGPLTIKKSTGLRLNMNSELTKSSSFDVFSSSHVEISPPVLDWGHKNLYFPSVAFLTVANMFNDSILYVYEPFSTNIQFYACNFSEFFLRPGEVASVCFVFLPRWLGLSSAHLILQTSSGGFLVQAKGYAVESPYKISTVMNQDSSCSGRLITNLSLFNPLNEDLYVKEISAWISISQGNASHHTEAICSLANFQESNGLSLLNVEDWLIVKSDLVGSPLMAMRPHENWDIGPYGCEAVIDIDFSFESEAHILGALCVQLLRSSQDKPDTILVPLEIDLDGKVAGNGITDLVSVSLEALLPSHSSKTLIAISLRNGASHVLRVVKISEVPATKVFMMKYIHGLLLFPGTVTQVATITCTQLIDELHDSPPEISNVNKNCKLVILTNDSISPQIEIPCRNLIRICLRHQRDSSIGLDCQSENAESDNRRTGSLDSSTQLPSEIMALETMEGDEFVLENWKSQGTTNSMSVLDDHEVLFPMVQVGTQHSKWITVKNPSEQPVIMQLILNSGEIIDECRGRDGLVQPLSLGNLVHNEFTASKYGFSMSEGAQTEAYVHPFGKASFGPIFFHPSNRCGWTSSALIRNNLSGVEWLPLRGFGGSLSLVLLEGSEPVQSIEFNLNLPFPLNMSAPDLLTHTEDTTYACSQPLSKELYAKNMGDLPLEVKRIEVSGTECGLDGFVVHTCKGFSLEPGESMKLLISYQSDFYAAMLQRDLELALASGILVIPMKASLPSYMFNLCKKSVFWMRLKKFSAMVLLSASLIFLIFCCIFPEVINFGSQDYSCKNEKNSITAMRSSGKSARLHHNQRNSKFSVSTELDGLLRSTAEGKTSKDESGFKYPDRQLGGPDQGIIVQNGIPVPEHHKQVPSLLSKSVVAENSSIALEASQPCNLTVKIGKEKGRRRRKRKGVTAGLTGLFEVSSSQSGNSTPSSPLSPQTSLTPNRTLSTFHDTDPIEARTLSTQVADQQCKRAQVAEPTAKETVPESKYSLKRCSSSNCFSSNPEPSSLPRETTTKPVLLPSATFCSAGRAVSNVLSLAPSPASTATIAPHARAPGPKPYNQKKVEERVGDEYTYDIWGDHFSGLHLVVGSSEATTMKTIATENNSSSFFVRGPQALVAESQPKSRIEAKYGRVGAKGVSV, from the exons ATGACTCGCTTAAGTATCAAGAGTATATGTGCCAATTCACATTCGTTCTGCTTTCCTTCAACATTGTCTGGCCTTTCATCTAAAGAACACAGGCTCAAGGTAGACTCTTCAAAAGCTTCTAGGACTGAATCTGAGAGTCTGTCATCTGTAGAACTAACTCAGGGGAGCAAGGGGGCTAGTAACAGCAGCTGGTTGTCAGATTCTGGTTTGTTTGAGTTATTAAGTGGGCAGACTGTTTTTTGTTCTTTGAACTCCATGGACGGTGTCAGTGAGTTATCATCCATGCAATCCAGTAGTGCTAATCAAAATGATCTTTCTTCGTGTAGGGGTCCTCTAACGATTAAGAAGAGCACAGGTCTTAGGCTGAATATGAACTCCGAGTTGACAAAATCTAGTTCTTTTGATGTTTTTTCATCATCCCATGTAGAAATTAGCCCTCCAGTTCTTGATTGGGGACATAAGAATTTGTATTTTCCCTCAGTAGCTTTCTTAACAGTAGCTAATATGTTTAATGACAGCATTTTATATGTCTATGAACCGTTTAGTACCAATATACAGTTCTATGCCTGCAATTTTAGCGAGTTTTTTCTAAGACCTGGCGAAGTAGCTTCagtttgttttgtgtttttaCCAAGATGGCTGGGCTTGTCCTCAGCTCATTTGATCTTGCAGACAAGCTCTGGTGGGTTCCTTGTCCAGGCTAAAGGTTATGCTGTAGAGTCCCCTTACAAGATTAGTACTGTGATGAACCAAGATTCTTCTTGTAGTGGAAGGCTGATTACAAATTTGTCTTTGTTTAATCCTCTCAATGAAGACCtatatgtgaaggaaataagTGCGTGGATATCTATTTCTCAAGGGAATGCTTCCCATCACACTGAAGCAATCTGTAGTCTAGCAAACTTTCAAGAATCTAACGGGCTCAGCCTGTTGAATGTTGAGGATTGGTTGATTGTGAAGAGTGACCTAGTTGGTTCTCCATTGATGGCTATGAGGCCCCATGAAAATTGGGACATTGGTCCTTATGGTTGTGAAGCTGTTATAGACATTGACTTCTCATTTGAATCTGAAGCACATATTCTTGGTGCTTTGTGTGTCCAGTTACTTAGGTCTTCTCAGGATAAGCCTGATACCATTTTGGTTCCTTTGGAAATTGATCTGGATGGAAAAGTTGCAGGTAACGGTATCACAGATTTGGTTTCAGTTTCTCTTGAGGCTCTGCTTCCATCTCATTCTAGCAAAACTCTTATTGCAATATCTTTGAGAAATGGAGCTTCTCATGTGCTAAGAGTTGTCAAGATTAGTGAAGTTCCAGCAACAAAAGTTTTCATGATGAAGTACATTCATGGCTTGCTACTTTTCCCCGGAACTGTTACACAAGTTGCTACAATTACATGTACTCAACTGATTGATGAATTACATGATTCCCCACCTGAAATATCCAATGTAAATAAGAACTGCAAATTagttatattgacaaatgacTCGATTAGTCCTCAAATTGAAATTCCTTGCCGGAACTTAATTCGTATTTGTTTGAGGCATCAAAGGGATTCATCCATAGGACTTGATTGTCAGTCTGAAAATGCTGAATCTGATAATAGAAGGACAGGATCATTGGACAGTAGCACACAGTTGCCATCAGAGATCATG GCATTGGAGACCATGGAAGGAGATGAATTTGTTCTAGAGAACTGGAAATCTCAAGGCACCACAAACAGCATGTCTGTACTTGATGATCATGAAGTACTCTTCCCAATGGTTCAGGTTGGAACACAACACTCTAAGTGGATCACTGTAAAGAATCCTAGCGAACAGCCAGTTATAATGCAGCTCATTCTTAACTCGGGAGAAATTATTGATGAATGCAGGGGTAGAGATGGTCTTGTACAGCCCCTTTCTCTAGGTAATTTGGTTCATAATGAGTTCACTGCGTCTAAGTATGGCTTCTCTATGTCAGAGGGTGCACAAACAGAGGCCTATGTTCATCCTTTTGGTAAAGCATCTTTTGGGCCAATTTTCTTTCATCCTTCAAATAGATGTGGGTGGACAAGTTCTGCACTGATAAGGAACAATCTTTCTGGTGTGGAATGGTTACCTTTGCGGGGATTTGGAGGATCACTTTCTCTTGTCCTGCTTGAGGGGTCTGAGCCTGTTCAGAGCATTgaatttaatcttaatttaCCATTTCCGCTAAATATGTCTGCTCCAGATCTGCTAACTCACACAGAGGATACTACTTATGCTTGTTCTCAGCCATTATCAAAAGAGCTGTATGCCAAAAACATGGGGGACTTGCCTCTTGAGGTGAAAAGGATTGAAGTTTCTGGAACAGAGTGTGGGTTGGATGGTTTTGTGGTTCATACTTGCAAAGGTTTTTCACTTGAACCGGGTGAATCAATGAAGCTTCTGATATCATATCAGTCTGATTTTTATGCAGCAATGTTACAAAGAGATCTTGAACTGGCATTGGCTAGTGGAATCCTTGTGATACCGATGAAGGCAAGTCTACCTTCGTACATGTTCAATCTTTGCAAGAAATCTGTATTCTGGATGCGGTTGAAGAAATTCTCTGCAATGGTTCTTCTTTCTGCTTCCTTGATCTTTCTGATATTTTGTTGCATATTTCCCGAAGTCATCAATTTTGGCTCTCAGGACTACTCGTGTAAGAATGAGAAAAATTCTATCACCGCCATGAGAAGTTCTGGAAAATCTGCTCGCCTTCATCATAACCAGAGAAATAGTAAATTCTCTGTATCTACTGAACTGGATGGCTTATTAAGATCAACCGCAGAAGGAAAAACCTCAAAGGACGAAtctggcttcaagtatcctgaTCGTCAACTTGGAGGTCCAGACCAGGGAATTATTGTTCAGAACGGGATACCAGTTCCAGAACATCACAAACAAGTTCCATCTTTATTGTCGAAATCTGTAGTGGCTGAGAATTCTTCTATTGCCCTTGAAGCTTCCCAACCTTGTAATCTTACCGTCAAGATtggaaaagagaaaggaagaaggCGGAGGAAGAGAAAAGGTGTTACTGCAGGTTTAACAGGACTGTTTGAAGTGTCAAGTAGTCAAAGTGGGAACTCTACGCCTTCATCTCCATTGTCTCCTCAAACATCTCTTACACCTAATCGTACTTTGTCAACATTTCATGACACAGATCCTATTGAGGCCAGAACCTTATCCACACAAGTGGCTGACCAACAATGTAAGAGGGCACAGGTGGCTGAACCCACTGCCAAGGAAACTGTACCAGAGTCCAAGTATTCTTTAAAACGCTGCAGCAGCAGCAATTGCTTCTCATCTAATCCAGAGCCATCTTCATTGCCAAGAGAAACTACTACTAAGCCTGTTTTATTGCCTTCTGCTACTTTTTGTTCCGCTGGCAGGGCAGTCTCTAATGTGTTGTCCTTGGCTCCTTCACCAGCTTCAACAGCTACAATTGCTCCTCATGCTCGAGCTCCTGGGCCCAAACCATATAACCAGAAAAAGGTAGAAGAAAGGGTAGGCGATGAATATACATATGATATCTGGGGTGACCATTTTTCTGGACTCCATTTAGTAGTAGGTAGTTCGGAGGCTACAACCATGAAAACTATAGCGACAGAAAACAATTCCAGTAGCTTCTTTGTAAGGGGTCCACAAGCCCTTGTGGCAGAATCCCAACCCAAATCG CGTATTGAAGCTAAATATGGGCGTGTGGGCGCTAAAGGGGTGTCAGTTTAG